The genomic region TTCACGATCGACGGCGACGGCGTGCTCGAATGGGCGGGCTGGCGGCTGCAGGTCGGCTTCGACCAGCGCGAGGGTCTCGTTCTGCACAACGTGTCGATCAACGACCACGGTGAGCAGCGGCCCATCCTGTACCGGGCATCCATCGCCGAGATGGTCGTGCCGTACGGCGACCCCGGACCGCAGCGCTGGTTCCAGAACTTCTTCGACTGCGGGGAGTACCTGCTGGGCGGCTTCGCCAACTCGCTCGAGTTGGGCTGCGACTGCGTGGGCGACATCACCTACCTGGATGCCACGCTCGCCGACAACGCGGGCAACGTGCGTGTCATCCCGCAGGCGATCTGCATTCACGAAGAAGACACCGGCATTCTCTGGAAGCACTTCGACAACTGGAACGGGTCGAGCGACTCCCGCCGCAACCGCCGCCTCGTCGTCTCGTTCTTCGTCACCGTGGGCAACTACGACTACGGCTTCTACTGGTACTTCTCGCTCGACGGCAACATCGAGCTCGAGGTCAAGGCCACCGGCGTCGTGTTCACCTCCGCCTTCCGCGGGGACGACTACCCCTACGCCTCCGAGCTCGCGCCCGGCCTCGGCGCGCCGTACCACCAGCACTTGTTCAGCGCGCGGCTCGACACCATGCTCGACGGCCTCGACAACGCGGTGGACGAGCTCGAGGCCGTCGTCATTCCGCGCGGCCCTCAGAACCCTTCCGGAACCGGATACACGCAATCGGTGACGCGGCTGCGCACAGAGTCGGAGGCGCAACGGTTGGCGGACAACGGCAAGAACCGTGTCTGGCGGGTGTCGAACCCGTCGGTGCGCAACAGGCTCGGAGGAGCGGCCGGATACGTGCTCCACCCCGAGGGCAGGCCGGTGCTGCTCGCGGATGCCGACTCCGACATCCACGCTCGCGCGACGTTCACGACGAAGCACCTCTGGGTGACGCCGTACGCCCCCGACGAGCTGTACCCGGCAGGCGACTTCGTGAACATGCATCCTGGCGGGGCGGGGATTCCCGCATGGACCGCCGCCGACCGCAACGTCGACGACACCGACATCGTGCTCTGGCACACGTTCGGTCTGACCCACTTTCCGCGCGTCGAGGACTGGCCGATCATGCCGGTCGACACGGCCGGGTTCGTCTTCAAGCCGTACGGGTTCTTCGACCGCAACCCCACGCTCGACATTCCGCCGTCGGACCACTGCGCGCCGGGCGAGCACTCGAGCGCGGGGCACGACCACCACGACCATGCCGCGCACGAGCACGGTGCGCACGAGCACACGACCGAGGAGACCCGATGAGTGCGCTGGGCGTACAGCTGTACAGCGTCAAAGACCAGCTCGGTGACGAGCTGGAGCCGACTCTGCAGGCACTGGCAGGCTTCGGCTTCACCCACGTGGAGCCGTACGACATTCTTCGCGATCCCGTTCGTCTGCGCGCCGCGGCCGACGCCGCTGGGCTGCGCATCGCGAGCGTCCACGCCAAGATCACCGAGCTCGACCCCGAGGCAGTGCTCGACGCGGCGACGCTTCTGGGCGCCGACACCGTGATCGTGCCGTTCGTGCCGCCTGCGACGCTGGCGACCCGCGACGGCGTGGAACGCGTCGCCGACGAGATCTCGGCGGCCGCGGAGGCGGCGGCGGCGCGTGGCATCCGCATCGGCTACCACAACCACGACTTCGAGTTCCGCACCCTCGACGACGGACGCACCGCATACGACGTGCTCGTCGAGCGTCTCGATCCCCGTGTCGTGCTCGAGCTCGACACGTTCTGGGCCAGCGTGGGCGGTGCCGACGTCTTCAGCCTGCTGCCCGAGCTCGGTGACCGCGTGCGTCTGCTGCACCTGAAGAGCGAGCCGTACGACGATCGCCACCCGATCACGGGCGTGGACGTCTCCACGCGCCTCGACGAGGTGCTGGCGCTCGCCGCGGGGAGTCTCGAGCTGCCCGTCGTCGAGGTCGTCGTCGACGGCGACGCCCTTCCGGTGCTCGAGCGCAACGCACGCTACTTTCTCGAAAGGGTTCCGGCATGACGCAGGCCGCACCCGTCGGCGTCGGCATCATCGGCGCCGGCAACATCTCCGACGAATACCTGACGACGCTGACCGCAGCACCCGATGTCTCGGTGCGCGCCATCGCCGACCTCGACGTCGAACGCGCGGCGACGCAGGCCGAGCGCTACGGCATTCCGTTCCACGGCTCGGTCGACGAGCTGCTGGAGCGCGATGACGTCGAGCTCGTGGTGAACCTCACGATCCCCGCGGCGCATGCCGAGCTCACCTTGCGCGCCGTGCGCGCGGGAAAGCACGCCTGGGCCGAGAAGCCGATGGCGCTCGACAGGGCGTCGGCGCGAGAGATCCTCGACGCGGCGCGGACCGCCGGCGTGCTGGTCGGCAATGCTCCCGACACGATCCTGGGCGAGGGCATCCAGACCTCTGCCGCCCTGCTTCGCGACGGTCGCATCGGCGAGCCGCAGACCGTGCTCACTCTGATGCAGGGGCCCGGGCCGGATGCCTGGCACCCGCGCCCGCAGTTCCTCTTCGCCCGTGGCGCTGGCCCGCTCTTCGACATCGGCCCGTACTACCTCACGACGCTCGTTCAGCTGCTCGGCCCGATCGCGGAGGTCAGCGCGTTCGGACACCGGGCGCGCCAGGAACGCGTCGTCGGATCGGGGCCGGACGCCGGCACCCTGTTCCCGGTCGAGGTGGACACGCACCTGAGTGTGCTCACCCGATTCGCCGGCGGCGTGGTCGGCACCTCGATCTACTCGTTCGACTCCCCGCAGCGCAGGCAGCTGTTCGAGATCACCGGCGACTCCGGCGTGCTGCGCGTGCCGGTCAGCGGCTTCGACGGTCCGACCGGACTGCTGAACGGAGACGACCGGGAAAAGGAGTGGACCGACGTCGAAGCCGAGGGAGCGCCGCGCACGCGCGGGGTCGGAGTCGTCGATCTCGCCAGAGCCGTGCGCGGCTCGACCGCGCCGCGAGCGAGCGCCCGGCTCGCGTATCACGTGCTCGACGTTCTGCTGGCGATCGAAGAGTCCGCCGCGGCGGGCGAGCCGGTGCGCATCGCGAGCTCCGCGGCATCCGTGCCAGACCTGAAGCCGACCTGGAATCCGAGGACCGTGATGACCGACCCCACCCAACGCGAGTCGACGAGTGAGCCGGTCGCGTCCGGTACCGGCGACGACCACGAGGGAGCGGCCGCGTGAACCAGGACTACGCACCGTTCGCCGAGGCGCGAGAGAGCCAGGCGGACGCACTGACCGCGGCGATCTCACGTCTGGGTGATCGCGTCACGGGCCTCGCCGACCGGGGGCGCCTCTCGGGCCCGGGCCCGGTGTTCGTCGGCATCGGAGCCAGCTTCGCGGCGGCTGCCGCCCCGGTGTGGGCCCTTCGATCGAGGGGCGTGCACTCGTGGCGGCTCGGCGCCGGCGACCTGCCGATTCCGTATCCGGTCAGCGAGCATCCCGTGGTCGGAATCTCGCAGAGCGGCAGGAGCGCCGAGACGCTCGCGGTGCTGGAGTCCATACCGCGCGCCCAGCGCATCGCGGTGGTGAACACCGAGCCGTCGCCGGTCTCCGGTCTGAGCGACTGCACGGTCTCGCTCGGCAACATCGAAGACAGCTATGCGTCGACGATCGGCTACACGGCGACGGTCGCCGCACTCGGCATGCTGGCGGATGCCTGGAACGGCGGCGAGATCGACCCGGGCTGGCACGACCTCGGCGCCGAGTTCGCGAGGGTCGACGGCATCGCCAGGCGGCGGGCCGCCGAGCTCGCGCAGCTGTTCGGCGCGGCCACCTCGGCCGACTTCGTGGGCGCCGGTCCTGCCGTGGGATCCGCCGAGGCCGGCGCGTTGCTGTTCCGCGAGGTGGCGCGCATCCCCGCGACGGGCATGAGCACGCGCCAGTACCTGCACGGATCGATGGAATCGGCGGGAGACGGCGTGCACGTCGTGCTCGGCGACAGCCGCGAGCTCGACCTCGCACGCACGCTGTCGTCGGCAGGGCACCACGTGATCCTCGTGTCGGCAGAGGCGGTCGAGGAAGGCCCGACGCTGCATCCGATCACCATTCCGCGCCGCCCTGCCGCCCAGCGTGCCGTGCTGGAGGCTGCGGTCCTGCAGTCTCTCGTCGAGGCCGTCGCGCACGAGCGGTCGCTCGACATCGAGGAGTTCGTCTTTCACAACGCCGACACGAAGGTCACGGCGGGGGAGCACGGATGACCGGGCTGCTGGCCGGAGTCGACGCAGGCGGCACGAAGTGCACCGTGCGCCTCGAGCGCGTCGACGGCACGCTCTTCGGCGAGACGACGTTCGACGCCGACGACTGGGAGGCGGAACCGGCCGCCGCCGCGGCAGCGTGGATTCGCGCCCGTGTCGACCAGGCGGCGTCCGGCGAACCGATCGAGGCGATCGGCGTCGGAGCGCAGGGATGCGACAACCCCGCCGTCGCCGCCGAGCTCGGCACTGCGCTCGGCGAGCTCGGCTCGCCGGCCGTCGTGGTCAACGACGCCGCGCTGCTCGTGCCCGCCGCCGGCCTGACGGAGGGCATCGGCGTGATCGCGGGCACCGGATCCATCGCCGTCGGCAAGACCGCAGACGGATCATCGATCCACGCCGGCGGATGGGGTTGGGTGATCGGCGACGAAGGCGGTGGCGCGGCTCTCGTGCGCGATGCCACCGTCGCGGCGCTCACCGCATCCGACTCGGGTCTCGATGACGACGGCCTGCTCGCCGCGCTGCTGACGGCGTTCGAGGTGCCGAACGCCGAGCGACTCGCCCGTGCAGTCAACGACGACCCGAGCATCTCGAACTGGGCGCCCAGGGCACCGGTCGTCTTCGCGGCGGCCGAGGCCGGATCGGCACGCGCCGCGGCCGTCGTCGACGGCGCGGCAGCTCGGCTCGCCGGCCTGGTCGACCAGGTCGGCAAGCGCGGAGCGATCGGTCGCAGCGTTGTGGCCGCCGGCAGCGTGATCGTCAACCAGCCACGCATGTTCGACGCCTTTCGCGCGGCCGTGGCCCACAGGCATCCGGAGCTCGAGGTCGTGCTGCTGCAGGACGATCCGGTCGCCGGTGGTGTCGTGCTCGCTCGCCGACTGTCGGCATCTCAGCTCGCGCTTTCGCGGTGACGTCTGATCGAGACGATTCACCGTTCCGTTCCCACCGCAGTTCACACCTCAAGGAGAAACCAATGACGGACACCCTCCCCGACACCACGACCGCCGCCTATCTGGCGCCGGGTGCCGTGTACATCGACGGCGCGTTCGGCACGGCCGACGCGGCCGTTCCCGTGCTCGAGAAGGCGACGGGACACGAGCTCGGCCGAGCCGGGCTCGGATCTCTCGCCGACCTCGATCGGACCGTTGCCGCAGCCCGCCGCGCCCAGTCGTCGTGGGCGGCACAGCCGTACAACGTTCGTGCCGACCTGCTGTTCCGCGCCGCAGACCGCCTCGCCGCCCGCGCCGACGAGTTCGCCGACCTGATCGTGCGTGAGACCGGATCGATTCGCGGCAAGGCCGAGTACGAGGTCGGCGGTGCCATCGACGAGCTGCGCACGGCAGCCGGACTGGCCGGACGCCCCAGCGGCGAGCTGATCGTGTCGCATGACCCGGGCCGCACCAGCATCGTCGAGCGCATCCCGGTCGGCGTCGTGGCGGTGATCACGCCGTGGAACTTTCCGCTCATCCTCGCCATGCGCGTGATCGCGCCCGCGCTCGCGCTCGGCAACACCGTGGTGCTGAAGGGCTCGCCCGAGACGCCGCTGTCGGGAGGCGTCGCCATCGCGTCGCTGTTCGACGACGTCGACACTCCGGCCGGCGTCTTCCAGGCCGTGTGCGGCGAGCAGGAGTTCAGCGAGGCGCTCACCACGCATCCTGGCGTCGACATGGTGCACTTCACCGGCTCGACGGCCGTCGGCTCGCGCATCGCGGGCGCCGCAGGCGGTCTCCTGAAGAAGGTCTCGCTCGAGCTCGGGGGCAACAACGCGCTCGTCGTGCTCTCCGACGCCGACGTCCGACAGAGCGGCCATGATCGGTGCCTGGTCGTCGTTCCACTATCAGGGCCAGACGTGCATCTCCGCCGGTCGCCACATCGTTCACGAGAGCATCGTCGACGAGTACGTCGCGAACCTCGCAGCGCGGGCCAAGCGCATCACCGTCGGCGACCCGACCGATCCCGCAACGGGAATCGGCCCGATGATCAACCAGCGGCAGGCGCAGCGTGGCGCGGCACTGCTGCGCTCCGCCGTCGATGCCGGCGCGACGGTCGTCGAGGGCGGGACCCTCGACGGGCTGTTCTTCCGCCCGACGGTGGTCACGGGGCTTCGCCGCGACATGCCTCTGTGGACGGACGAGGTATTCGCGCCGATCGCTCCGGTGATGTCGTTCTCCACCGACGAGGAGGCCATCGACCTGGTCAACGACACCCCCTACGGACTCGTCAACGCGGTGCAGACGGCCGACGAGGGACGTGGGCTGCGTTTCGCTCAGCGGCTGAGAAGTGGCATGGTGCACGTGAACGATGCGACCCCCACCGACGAGGCCTCTGCCCCGTTCGGCGGCCTCGGCGCATCCGGCCTCGGCGGACGCGCCGGCGGCGAGGCGAATCTCGAAGAGTTCACGGAGCGCAAGTGGATCAGCACACAGCACGGGACGCCGCAGTACCCGTATTGAGCATTCGCCGGGCGCTCGACATCGTCGAACCCTCGGCGCGCGAGGCGGGCCGCTTGTCTCGAAGCGCGGCTCGTCTCGCCGACGGAGGCATCCATGCACTCATGATCGGCTCGCTGGTCGTCATGGTCGGCACCCGTGACGCCGCCGCGAGCGTCGGGGCCGGACTGGCTCTGATCGTGGTGGCGATGTCGATGGCGGTCGCTGCACGCAGGTCGCATCGAGCCTTCATCCATGTGCAGGATCTTCTCGCGATGGGCACGGCCACGATCGTCGGGTGCATGTCGGGAAGCGACGACGTGCACGCGAGCGGAGGCATGGCAGGCATGCCGGGGCATTCGGCGGGCATGGCGCTGCCGTTCGCGATCGCGATCGTGGTCGCATGGGGCGTCGTGCGGATCGCGCTCGCGTGTGCGTGGCGCCGGCCGGCGTTCTGGATGGCAGCGACGGGCGCGCTGACGGGAGGGTGCCTCTGCGTCATGTTCGTGGTGTGAGCACGGACATGGTCCATGGCGGCAGCTAGGCTGGCAAGCGCTTGCCGAAGGAGGGCTCGTGTCGGAGAACAGCGTGACGCTCGCCGACGTCGCGCGCCGTGCCGGGGTGTCGCTCGCCACGGCATCCCGGGCGCTCAACGGCAGCACCAGGGTCGTGAACCCCGAGCTCAAGGCCAAGGTCGAGGCGGCGGCGGAGGAGCTGCGCTACTCTGCGAATGTGCAGGCGCAGGCCGTCGCACGCGGTACGAGCCGCACGGTGGCGCTCGTGCTCGGCGACATCGCCGACCCGTACTTCTCCGCGATCGCCTCCGGAGTCGTCGAGGCCGCGTCGCGCCACGGTCTCATCGTGACGATGACGGCCACCGGCACACAGTCGGAGCACGTGGTCAACACGATCACCGCGCTGCGCGGGCAGCGGCCGAGAGCGGTCATCGTGGCGGGCAGCCGGTACGTCGACGACGTGACGGAGGCGGCGATCGCCTCCGAGCTGCATGCCGTCGAACGGCACGGCGCCCGAGTCGCGATGATCGGCGCGGGCACCACGGGATTCCGCACGCTGCCCGTGTTGAACGCCGAAGGTGCAGCACAGCTCGCCGACGCGCTCGTGGCCGCGGGCTACGACGACTTCGCGGTGCTAGCAGGTCCGCCGAGCCTCGCCACCGCGGCAGACCGGGCCGACGGATTCCTGCAGGGGCTCGCGAGGCACGGTATCCATCCGGAGGCGGAGGCGATCGTGACCGGGGGGGTTCTCGCGGCAGGCAGGGCACGGCGACATGCTCGCGCTGCTGGATGCCGGCATGCGGCCGCGCTGCGTCTTCGCCGTCACCGACGTGATGGCGGTCGGCGCGATGACCGCGATGCGCGAGCGGGGACTCGCCCCCGGCGCGGACATCGCGGTGGCCGGCTTCGACGACATCGAGATGCTGCAAGACGTGGTGCCGTCGCTCAGCACGGTGTCGCTGCCGCTGCGTGAGCTCGGCGAGCGGGCGCTGGAGCTCGCTCTCGCCGACACCGATGCGGAGCCCGAACCGATCAGCGGCACCGTCATCCTGCGCGACAGCACGCCGCGCGTCTGAGGATGCGCGCCCCGCCATCGACGGAACAGGCACCTCGGTGCAAGCAAGGCGCGCGCTCGCGTCAAGGAATGGGCACGCTCGCGGACAGTAACCGGCAGGCTCGCGGGTCGGGGCGGGCACTCTCGCGGGGGCCAGTGGGCGACTCAGCGCAGGGCGACCGTGGAGAGCGCGCCGTCGGGCCAGCCGACGACCAGCGTGCCGGACTGCACCCGGGCGGTCGGGGCATCCTCGTCGCTGCGGCCCAGCCGTGATGCCGTGATGACCGCGTCGCCGGCGGCGACGGCGTCGAACTCCAGCCACGGCACCGCGGTGTGCT from Humibacter ginsenosidimutans harbors:
- a CDS encoding sugar phosphate isomerase/epimerase family protein; translated protein: MSALGVQLYSVKDQLGDELEPTLQALAGFGFTHVEPYDILRDPVRLRAAADAAGLRIASVHAKITELDPEAVLDAATLLGADTVIVPFVPPATLATRDGVERVADEISAAAEAAAARGIRIGYHNHDFEFRTLDDGRTAYDVLVERLDPRVVLELDTFWASVGGADVFSLLPELGDRVRLLHLKSEPYDDRHPITGVDVSTRLDEVLALAAGSLELPVVEVVVDGDALPVLERNARYFLERVPA
- a CDS encoding Gfo/Idh/MocA family protein: MTQAAPVGVGIIGAGNISDEYLTTLTAAPDVSVRAIADLDVERAATQAERYGIPFHGSVDELLERDDVELVVNLTIPAAHAELTLRAVRAGKHAWAEKPMALDRASAREILDAARTAGVLVGNAPDTILGEGIQTSAALLRDGRIGEPQTVLTLMQGPGPDAWHPRPQFLFARGAGPLFDIGPYYLTTLVQLLGPIAEVSAFGHRARQERVVGSGPDAGTLFPVEVDTHLSVLTRFAGGVVGTSIYSFDSPQRRQLFEITGDSGVLRVPVSGFDGPTGLLNGDDREKEWTDVEAEGAPRTRGVGVVDLARAVRGSTAPRASARLAYHVLDVLLAIEESAAAGEPVRIASSAASVPDLKPTWNPRTVMTDPTQRESTSEPVASGTGDDHEGAAA
- a CDS encoding SIS domain-containing protein, yielding MNQDYAPFAEARESQADALTAAISRLGDRVTGLADRGRLSGPGPVFVGIGASFAAAAAPVWALRSRGVHSWRLGAGDLPIPYPVSEHPVVGISQSGRSAETLAVLESIPRAQRIAVVNTEPSPVSGLSDCTVSLGNIEDSYASTIGYTATVAALGMLADAWNGGEIDPGWHDLGAEFARVDGIARRRAAELAQLFGAATSADFVGAGPAVGSAEAGALLFREVARIPATGMSTRQYLHGSMESAGDGVHVVLGDSRELDLARTLSSAGHHVILVSAEAVEEGPTLHPITIPRRPAAQRAVLEAAVLQSLVEAVAHERSLDIEEFVFHNADTKVTAGEHG
- a CDS encoding N-acetylglucosamine kinase — encoded protein: MTGLLAGVDAGGTKCTVRLERVDGTLFGETTFDADDWEAEPAAAAAAWIRARVDQAASGEPIEAIGVGAQGCDNPAVAAELGTALGELGSPAVVVNDAALLVPAAGLTEGIGVIAGTGSIAVGKTADGSSIHAGGWGWVIGDEGGGAALVRDATVAALTASDSGLDDDGLLAALLTAFEVPNAERLARAVNDDPSISNWAPRAPVVFAAAEAGSARAAAVVDGAAARLAGLVDQVGKRGAIGRSVVAAGSVIVNQPRMFDAFRAAVAHRHPELEVVLLQDDPVAGGVVLARRLSASQLALSR
- a CDS encoding aldehyde dehydrogenase family protein — translated: MIGAWSSFHYQGQTCISAGRHIVHESIVDEYVANLAARAKRITVGDPTDPATGIGPMINQRQAQRGAALLRSAVDAGATVVEGGTLDGLFFRPTVVTGLRRDMPLWTDEVFAPIAPVMSFSTDEEAIDLVNDTPYGLVNAVQTADEGRGLRFAQRLRSGMVHVNDATPTDEASAPFGGLGASGLGGRAGGEANLEEFTERKWISTQHGTPQYPY
- a CDS encoding substrate-binding domain-containing protein, which translates into the protein MAVGAMTAMRERGLAPGADIAVAGFDDIEMLQDVVPSLSTVSLPLRELGERALELALADTDAEPEPISGTVILRDSTPRV